Within Scomber scombrus chromosome 12, fScoSco1.1, whole genome shotgun sequence, the genomic segment CAGGACTATGAGGCACTGAAGCAAGAATGTGTGGAGTCGGGCTGCCTGTTTGAAGATCCCTGTTTCCCCGCTGAGCCCCCATCCCTGGGCTTCAAGGAGCTCGCTCCCTTTTCCTCCAAAACTAGAGATGTGGAGTGGATGAGGCCTACGGTGAGAAAACTGAAGTTCACATGTTAATTCAtttgcacacatttacacagaaaTAGATTTGTTTTTCCACAACAGACCCCAGACCTAAAGTGAGAAATAAAGTGGAAATACTTACTcattattcttttaaaatattcacataatATTTCACAACAGGCATGTGgttgtcactgctgctgctgatgacaGGAACAAACATgtcatacaaataaacatatcaGTGACAACTCAGACTCAGACAGAATAGTACAAGTTGCTACAGGCACCTCTCAGATCACTGCAGCTGTTGGCATGACTTGGCATTcccagaccagtcctctctgtGACATGTGTTTACATTGTTTCATAAACACACGGTAAGATGACACCCAGATGCAAGAATAGTAATGGTCTGAAAGAAGTGTTACTGTCAAGAAGATCTTAAAATGTGTTGACTTGTTTTGATTATATTTCAATTAGAATACGAGATGAAATTGCATTTGAGGATGTGATGTCTTTAATTGGTCTCACccagacatttattttttccatagGAACTGACAGGTGACcctcagttcattgttggtggAGCCACTAGAACGGATATCTGTCAGGGAGCGCTGGGTGAGTCCTTATTGGTCAAGTCATTAAATCTGTCATGAAATTATACAAAGAGACGTGGtgatggtgctagaggaaaagtcaggatCATCAGACACAGTTGTTCAGAtcatcaaagttattacaattcagtTATTACATGTGGGGCATGTGAGTGTTTGAACCAAATATCATCGCAATGGATCCAATATTTCCAAGACATTTtacaaaaagccacaaaaaacTCAACCTGCTGGCGGTGCTAGATTAAAAGACAGGCATTAGGCTTCTTCTCTGGACTGGAACGTCTAAACAAAaattcatggcaatccatccaatagtagttgtgatatttcagtttggaccaaagtggtggactgaaaATCTATAGAGCCATGTTGCTTGCATGaattaaaacagaaagaggagacaATTTAGATGGAATTACAAAATGCTTCGTCTCATTTGCAGGTGACTGCTGGCTCTTGGCAGCCATCGGCTCTCTCACCCTGAATGAGAAGCTCCTTCATCGGGTTGTCCCACACGGCCAGTCCTTCCAAGACGACTACGCTGGAATCTTCCACTTTCAGGTACTTAAAGTTCATCTTCTGGTCTTTACCCTTCCCATCAAGTGCAAGGCAAATAATTAAGATTGATGGAGGTCTTGATTATTGCTCTGTGTTGCAGTTCTGGCAGTTTGGCGAGTGGGTGGATGTCGTGATAGATGACCGGTTGCCTGTCAAAGATGGAGAGCTCATGTTTGTTCATTCTGCTGAAGGCAATGAATTCTGGAGTGCACTCCTGGAGAAAGCTTATGCCAAGTAGGTGTTCAAACTGCCTGATCATTTTGCTAAATTATTCAGTATGCAATAGGAAGATGTCTCTCTCAAACATATTCAGAAGTGCTGCTGGTAATGGGAATACAACTGAAGTGCGTTTTTTGTGTGGCTCCAGGCTGAATGGCTCCTATGAGGCTCTGTCTGGAGGAAGCACCACTGAGGGGTTCGAGGACTTTACAGGTGGTGTGTCTGAGATGTATGAGCTCCGCAAAGCACCCAGAGATCTTTACAGGATAATTGGAAAAGCTCTGGAGAGAGGCTCCCTGCTGGGCTGCTCAATCGATGTGAGTGCTGAACTCTTTGGCACACCATCAAGACACGCCAACCAATGCTACATCATCTTGAGAACTTATTAGACCAATTACATTAAAAgcatttctatttattttggCACTTTACAAATCATGCTCGGAAGCACTGATCGAATGTCATTTGTAATACAGATCACCAGTGCCTTCGACATGGAGGCTGTTACATTCAAGAAGCTTGTGAAAGGCCACGCCTACTCAGTCACTGCATTGAAGGAGGTATGACACTGTTGTCTTTATTCAGCTACCACTAACCATGATATATATGGTGCAAAGTTATTTATCACTCTGGCATTATTCAGGTTCATTTCCGTGGCAACATGGAACGTCTAATTCGAGTACGTAATCCTTGGGGTCAGGTGGAGTGGACTGGTGCCTGGAGTGACAAGTGAGTGTTGCCAAGCACAGTTAAAGTGCCTGTGTACTTACATTTTGTTGGTCtagaagtctttttttaatgagcatTATATCTCATACTGCCTACTTGTTTTGTGTCATGTAGCTCCCCTGAATGGGATGAGATCGACCCGTCTGAGCAAGAAGACCTGCACCTACAGATGGAAGATGGAGAGTTCTGGTAAGATGTCTCAGGTGCTGTAATACTTAATGGTAATTCTTATgtagtatgtatgtattatgtacattttttaaaagataagtTTTACAATTTTGCTGATGAAAACTGATGCCACTCTCTTATCAGTCCATGAAAAATACTAAAAGTCCCATCCAGACATATAGAATcctctgcttggaataataatgaTCTatttctgatatgttttttccacacaaaagtCAATCACCTCATTGAAATTCTTGAAATggcatctcctccttctccctcattgaaaaacCCAGACTCTATGAATATGCATATATTGTTAATTTTGAAGTTTTTCGTGCTGGTAACaaaatgtctcctacttcattGTAAAGTCaatttttattgtatgttcACTGGAGGCTTCACCTTTCCACATTACACTTATATGAGTAGCATACTGGATGATGACttgattttgttactttttcttAGTCTTAGTAATTTCCCTAGTTGTATTAGTTTTGTTACGACATTCCCAGGAACTGCAGATGGAAATTATCTATAGTTAAATCTGGTACAATATGTCTTCTCCCCGTGAGAGATGAATGTTTTGTATATTCTCCCTGACAAATATTGGAACAAACTAAATTTGTctctagcttcatatttagtggGCAGATGGGAGAGTGGTATCGATCTCCTCATTTACTgtaactctctgcaagaaagaGAGGTCATACGACTCCTTTTAAAAAAGTCGCACTGAGGTTTCTGACCCAGCACTTTATTCTGGTTATTCAGGATGTCCTTCAGTGAATTCTTGAGGCAGTTTTCACGTATAGAGATCTGTAACTTGACTGCTGACGCCCTGAGTGACGATGGTATGAGCCACTGGAACACCACAAAGTTTTATGGTACATGGAGGCGAGGCAGCACTGCTGGAGGCTGCAGGAACCATCCCAGTGAGTCCCAAATGCACAGAATTTAATGATAAAGTAATGACATTGTAATATTTCTCCCTGTGATATCACTGTGGCTATGAAACAATCTTATACAAATCCATCATCTGTACAGACACGTTTTGGATCAACCCTCAGTATAAGATCACGTTGCTTGAGGAGGATGATGACCCAGAGGACGATGAGGTGGCATGCAGTTTCTTGGTAGCTCTCATGCAGAAGGACCGCCGCAGATATCGGCGCCAGGGTCAGGATATGCACACTATTGGCTTTGCTATCTATGAGGTGAGAGCAGAGACTAAAAGTCAGTATAATTACTTTGACCTTCTCGTGGTTATTTCAGCTTTTTACTGCactgtttttaaattttgcctCAGCTTATTCAaataatttctttattatatctTTTCTACAGATTCCAGAAGAGGTAGGCATAACAtcaaatacttaaaaataataataaaaacattatcagTATAATCATGATTTCACATGTTTAGCCCACTTATTTAAAGTTACTTCTTGTACAGCACTGTTGATCATTTGATTTATAAAGTGGTTGGCAGTGATGTAAAGTATATATAATTTGAATAAATTACACcgaaaaacatgcaaatgcatCTCAACCAATTATTGCTTCCTACTGCCTTTAGTTTAGAGGCTGCCAGAATGTCCATTTGAAGAAGAATTTCTTTTTGAGCCATTCATCGTGTGCTCGCTCTGAGACCTTCATTAACCTGCGAGAGGTGAGCACACGGCTGCGACTACCTCCTGGAGAATACCTCATTGTCCCCTCCACCTTTGAGCCCAGTCAAGAGGCGGACTTTGTCCTCAGAGTCTTCACTGAGAAGCAATCAGAAACAGAGTACGTTATTTTTCatgtcaatatgtgtgtgtgtgcagtaatTGTAATGTGTGGCGGGGGAAATCTACTGCTAATATGTTTTTGTCCATTACAGAGAACTGGACGATGTTGTCTCTGCTGAATTGGAAGATGAGGTACACATCAGTGATGTGTGACTAATGCTATGGGACATAAGAAAATATTACCTAGTCTACTGTATGAATAGCAGGAAATAACTAGGAATCTCATGTGATACCGATACGTTGATATTCTTGCTTTCCTATAGGATGAAATAACTGAAGATGACATTGATGACTCTTTTAAGTCCATGTTTGCTCAGCTGGCAGGAGAGGTAGGTTCTGAAAAACATATCTATCTTACccttttaaattattgtttgaATTACTTTATAACACTATTTTAAATCATCTTTGTATAGTATTATTGGGATTGGTAAAAGTGGTAGTAATGGTATTTGCAATGCAATGGTTTTAGATGATCTCTAAGCTTAAAAGATCTGAAAAGGTATTATCTTTATTATGGAAGAAAACGAAGTATTTCTGACTTGATTTTAAGACTTGCtcctttcattttcttgtcCTTGCCTTTCCAGGATATGGAGATTTCTATTCGGGAGCTGAGGACTATTCTAAACAGAGTCGTCTCCCGGCGTGagttttccatttattttcagttcatAGCTGCTGGAAAGTTTACATATTAGTAATACATCTCCCATTACTGTATTAGATTCCACTGTAGAGTGATCACCATCTGTTTCCTGCCTGTCTTACAAGCCTCTGTGTAGCAGAGTGTTTGCAGGTCACACTGTTTCAGACTTGTTTTTGCTATTTCAGACAAGGATCTGAAGACTGATGGCTTCAGCATGGAATCCTGCAGAACTATGGTCAACCTGATGGACGTATCCTGTTGAGTTATCAAACAAGAATAGAACTAAAAAGTTTGTTACATTGATTATATTAGAAAGAAAGATATAATGCTTTTAGTGTGGTAATGATTGTCCGTTTCTAGTTTCATCCTTGACAACATGTTCACCAGAAAGATGGAAGTGCCCGTTTAGGGTTGGTGGAGTTTCAGCTCCTTTGGAATAAGATCCGAAAGTGGCTGGTAAGATTAGGTTATGCACAGTTTCACACCTGAAGAGGGTCTGCATTTCTGTTTACATATCTGCCTCTGTTTTACAGGTCATTTTTAGAGACTTTGACCTCGACAAGTCAGGGGCCATGAGTTCATATGAGATGCGTCTTGCTGTGGAGGCAACAGGTATAAAGGCTATTAAGCACTCACATTCATGTAAAGTATACACATTTACAGAGAAGTGTAacactttcttttatttttgttgtcatCTTGTGTAGGTTTTAAATTGAATAACAAACTGAACCAGGTTCTGGTTGCCCGGTATGCAGAGAATGAGATGATTGACTTTGACAACTTCATCTGCTGCTTAGTCAAACTTGAAGCCATGTTTAGTGAGTACTCGTCCTTCTAAATGTAGACGTTTGTACATTATTAGTCATTAATTTAATGACAAATGACAACCTGTGTGGAACAAGTTGGGTTATTGCAATAATaaacaaagtgatttttttttcaacagggGCTTTCAAGCAGTTTGACACGGAGGAGTCAGGAGAAGTTGAGATGAATCTCACAGAGGTAATTTCTGTTTTGAGAGTAAATCTAATTGCATTTTTTCCAATCTTTGCTGTTTGTCTAAATTAATTTGTCCTTCTCACATTGCTAGTGGCTTTACCTTACCATGTGTGGTTGAAGAGGACTATCTTGCCCTGCAGACTGCCATGAATGTGGGAACACTGAAGACCCTCAGCCTTAGTGACCAGATGATCTTTTAACACCACCTCATTTTATCAAAAGTTGCAAAGAGCTGTATACAGAAATCCAAAGGCCAACCAAGCCAAGTGTCTCCTGCTAGAATCTTAGGAACTATGCAAACCTACAGTATGAAGCATACATTGTGCAACCCTCATctctgtaaacatttttttttaaaaactagtaTGTTTATGCATGACAAATCACAAGCTGTAATGTGCATTGTAACAGCTGattttatactttacatttGAGTTTTGCTGTCTGTACCCATCAAAATCTCATGAGAAGCTGTTTTAGCTGAAGTTGAAGTTTTAAGTCTGTTCctgtaatgattttaaaaagtgaagtcTTATAGTTTCTACCAGTCATTCTGTTCTATGTTAacgtttttctttctttcctgattttataacaaatattttttacaggAAATAATCTCCTCAatgttcagtttgttgtttCATTCATACACCAGTAGGTGGCAGTACAGACTTGATCTGATgtcaatgatttttttaaactctttgcaTTTGATACTGAAGTTCAGGCTCTTCAAACAGTACACCATTTTCTTCTATGGTTGAAGTCAAGCAGCTGATCGGTTTAGTTTTACACCATTGTTTTGCACTAGGATTTTAGTTTAAGGAAATTTCTTCACACGAGTGAGAAATTTCAACTCGCTCAAGTAACATTTACAGGGATCACATGCTACTGAATGCCTTATACATGACACTAGGATGCTAAAAACTATTAGAAATGTGCCAGTTATGTCTTTATGTTGTGAATGTATGTTGTGCCTTCAATAAATATTTCCCTCAAAGTTCATGCTTTCTTGGTTTGTTCATTGTGTTCATGATAACATGAGTTTGACCCACACATGGCTGCTTAGTATGCCAGAAACTCCTATGTTATGCATTTAAGATAAAGGTTAAGTTTATTGTAAGCACAGAGAGACCTCAGTGAAATGCCAGACATGCTGACAAAAACATTAAGTAACTAAATATTGTATTCAGAGAATAATTGTAacagtgtgtacagtatttTCCTTGATGGTTTATTGGGGACAAGAACATTAACTCCCAGCAAACTGAAATATAGTTTGTACATCTCAAAGAATAAAAATCACAGGATATTacaatgataaatgataaagtGAAGAAATTATTTGCACGATACTGTTATTAAACAAAGGTACCAGCAATTGCTAACACTTTAGAGTAGTCTCCCTCCATATTGCGTAAATGTGTGGGTACTGGGACCTTAATCCTGGTTCCTGTTGGGTTCCCATTATCCTCAATCAGAATAACATTGTTCGAATCAAAGCGTGGAGTCATGCGTTCTCCAGGCATTTTGTGTCCAACGATTAGtgccttcttcttctgtcctttGATGGCAAGCAACACTCTGTCACCAACTTTTCCAACGCCGTTCTTGGTGTAGACATGGATCACTCTTGGTGGCCGGTGAAACGGTGTATTTCCAAGAGTGGAGTTATCCACAACACGCACTCTTGTCAATTTCTGAATGGCTGCTGCCACAGCAGATACACTAACAAgacaaaaagtaaataagtcCTCATCTTAAATCAACAGGAACCATCAGTTAGCTGACATGCAAAAAAGTCACTGTTCTAATCAAGGGCAAAATAGACACTTAAATTGGTGAACTTTGAACAAGTTGCTCCTTAAACTAAACAGTAGAGACTGTCTGTAGTGATCATATcatctgcacacacaaatgctAAAGCTGTTCCATACacagtgaatgaataaataccaGGGCTGGCTTCATGGGGCCATTTAAGGGGATAAAGCAAAAAACTGTACtatgtgattaaaataaattaaactgtatTATAGGAGCACACCAGAGACAGTCCACTATTGCGGTAGCTACCTAGTCATTGAaacaattgttttatttataattaaaaacaacacaaacatcttACTATCACCTATTTGTATTGTTAGGTCTCCTACAGTTTTGCCCTGATGACAATGCTGAAATTACTCAAGGACACTGTGATAGCAACCATGGTGATGTCACTGGGGTTATAGAACATTTATATCCTACATTACTACTACATTCACCTACTGTGTAGAAGGAGATGCAACAcatcttccacacacacacacacacacacacacacacacacacacacacacacacacacacacacacacacacacacacacacacacacacacacacactttctcagtgtatgtgcacaaCAGGGTTTTATAATTGTGTACGTTCCATATTGAACCATGactggcttccaaactagttgtaatGTCATGAAATCaagtttgtcttttaaaaaaagtggcCACAGAGAAACTTTTCCTCTTGTGTCAAAGTCtgcaaatacatacattttgcacaatgaAGGTCAATTATTcttttgaacattttggatTGCACAGGGACTTGAATAATTCACAAAGACATGTTGAAGCCTGTCACTACTCAATATgcacaatattaaaataaaaattgtcaAATTGTCCACAACACACCCACAAAATGTGCTGGCAGTGGAGTTGACTATCACACTGAGTTCTCCTCTTACCTAAAAGTCCTATGATGGACGATGGACGAAGCATCTACGAGGAGGCCAGTAAGAGATCTTGAAAACTGGGGAAGAGCCATAAGTGTACTGTGTCCGCTGGGAAGAGATATTACACACATGGTTAGCAGCTAGTAAGCTAAGGGAGTTTTCTAATGATATCGCTAGCATGAGCTAACAATCACATGAAGACAGCTGAACCTGTTTTAattcataataacaataaaaaataagacaCAGAAGTGAATAGTTGAATTATAAAGTGTGAAAGCGCAAACTATTAGTTACCCTTCTTGCCAATGTCAAAGTGTGGCGTCACCAACACGCGACCAAACGCCTTTAGCCGAGAGCTAGCCGCTAAACAGAATTAGctttaacataaaaaacagatcGTCCTCGCTGCAGATAATGAATTTGGTTTTGGGAAAAAATATTGCTAAATATCAATCGTATTGTGCCCGTACAAAACTAGAGTAAACCAATTATAAAAGCTCCCGTGTTGTTGTGTCGGCCACAGCTAGCTTGTAAAGGAAAACATAGAAATACAAGAGAATAGAAGCGACACAACGGGGCCTTTAATGATGACGCGTGCCGCTCTATCAACTTGGCTTCTATCTACGTCACGCTGTAAACCCGAGTACGTCAACACGTCGTCGCCTCCCGTCGGACTGGTTGGGTTAGCGAGAGTCGGTCAACCGGCTGTCAGACACTACAGCAGCTGCACCACTACACCGTGTGAGTAACTAGCTGCACCTGGTTAGCGTTAAGTTTTGTGACCAGCGAAGTTCAACCAGTTTGACGAGGACATCAGCCGACAGTTgttaaagagagacagagacagagagagagagggagagagagagagactccaCCTGTTATTCGCTACATCGAGGAGCTAATAGCTAACGCTCTGGTACGGGTTGACT encodes:
- the mrpl14 gene encoding large ribosomal subunit protein uL14m; amino-acid sequence: MALPQFSRSLTGLLVDASSIVHHRTFSVSAVAAAIQKLTRVRVVDNSTLGNTPFHRPPRVIHVYTKNGVGKVGDRVLLAIKGQKKKALIVGHKMPGERMTPRFDSNNVILIEDNGNPTGTRIKVPVPTHLRNMEGDYSKVLAIAGTFV
- the LOC133992127 gene encoding calpain-1 catalytic subunit-like isoform X1, which translates into the protein MTFSVLFCLIPPLSLPIYPSMYPVGGISATIYANRLREEGMGTNEQAVHFANQDYEALKQECVESGCLFEDPCFPAEPPSLGFKELAPFSSKTRDVEWMRPTELTGDPQFIVGGATRTDICQGALGDCWLLAAIGSLTLNEKLLHRVVPHGQSFQDDYAGIFHFQFWQFGEWVDVVIDDRLPVKDGELMFVHSAEGNEFWSALLEKAYAKLNGSYEALSGGSTTEGFEDFTGGVSEMYELRKAPRDLYRIIGKALERGSLLGCSIDITSAFDMEAVTFKKLVKGHAYSVTALKEVHFRGNMERLIRVRNPWGQVEWTGAWSDNSPEWDEIDPSEQEDLHLQMEDGEFWMSFSEFLRQFSRIEICNLTADALSDDGMSHWNTTKFYGTWRRGSTAGGCRNHPNTFWINPQYKITLLEEDDDPEDDEVACSFLVALMQKDRRRYRRQGQDMHTIGFAIYEIPEEFRGCQNVHLKKNFFLSHSSCARSETFINLREVSTRLRLPPGEYLIVPSTFEPSQEADFVLRVFTEKQSETEELDDVVSAELEDEDEITEDDIDDSFKSMFAQLAGEDMEISIRELRTILNRVVSRHKDLKTDGFSMESCRTMVNLMDKDGSARLGLVEFQLLWNKIRKWLVIFRDFDLDKSGAMSSYEMRLAVEATGFKLNNKLNQVLVARYAENEMIDFDNFICCLVKLEAMFRAFKQFDTEESGEVEMNLTEWLYLTMCG
- the LOC133992127 gene encoding calpain-1 catalytic subunit-like isoform X3, with translation MYPVGGISATIYANRLREEGMGTNEQAVHFANQDYEALKQECVESGCLFEDPCFPAEPPSLGFKELAPFSSKTRDVEWMRPTELTGDPQFIVGGATRTDICQGALGDCWLLAAIGSLTLNEKLLHRVVPHGQSFQDDYAGIFHFQFWQFGEWVDVVIDDRLPVKDGELMFVHSAEGNEFWSALLEKAYAKLNGSYEALSGGSTTEGFEDFTGGVSEMYELRKAPRDLYRIIGKALERGSLLGCSIDITSAFDMEAVTFKKLVKGHAYSVTALKEVHFRGNMERLIRVRNPWGQVEWTGAWSDNSPEWDEIDPSEQEDLHLQMEDGEFWMSFSEFLRQFSRIEICNLTADALSDDGMSHWNTTKFYGTWRRGSTAGGCRNHPNTFWINPQYKITLLEEDDDPEDDEVACSFLVALMQKDRRRYRRQGQDMHTIGFAIYEIPEEFRGCQNVHLKKNFFLSHSSCARSETFINLREVSTRLRLPPGEYLIVPSTFEPSQEADFVLRVFTEKQSETEELDDVVSAELEDEDEITEDDIDDSFKSMFAQLAGEDMEISIRELRTILNRVVSRHKDLKTDGFSMESCRTMVNLMDKDGSARLGLVEFQLLWNKIRKWLVIFRDFDLDKSGAMSSYEMRLAVEATGFKLNNKLNQVLVARYAENEMIDFDNFICCLVKLEAMFRAFKQFDTEESGEVEMNLTEWLYLTMCG
- the LOC133992127 gene encoding calpain-1 catalytic subunit-like isoform X2; translation: MTFSVLFCLIPPLSLPIYPSMYPVGGISATIYANRLREEGMGTNEQAVHFANQDYEALKQECVESGCLFEDPCFPAEPPSLGFKELAPFSSKTRDVEWMRPTELTGDPQFIVGGATRTDICQGALGDCWLLAAIGSLTLNEKLLHRVVPHGQSFQDDYAGIFHFQFWQFGEWVDVVIDDRLPVKDGELMFVHSAEGNEFWSALLEKAYAKLNGSYEALSGGSTTEGFEDFTGGVSEMYELRKAPRDLYRIIGKALERGSLLGCSIDITSAFDMEAVTFKKLVKGHAYSVTALKEVHFRGNMERLIRVRNPWGQVEWTGAWSDNSPEWDEIDPSEQEDLHLQMEDGEFWMSFSEFLRQFSRIEICNLTADALSDDGMSHWNTTKFYGTWRRGSTAGGCRNHPNTFWINPQYKITLLEEDDDPEDDEVACSFLVALMQKDRRRYRRQGQDMHTIGFAIYEVRAETKSCQNVHLKKNFFLSHSSCARSETFINLREVSTRLRLPPGEYLIVPSTFEPSQEADFVLRVFTEKQSETEELDDVVSAELEDEDEITEDDIDDSFKSMFAQLAGEDMEISIRELRTILNRVVSRHKDLKTDGFSMESCRTMVNLMDKDGSARLGLVEFQLLWNKIRKWLVIFRDFDLDKSGAMSSYEMRLAVEATGFKLNNKLNQVLVARYAENEMIDFDNFICCLVKLEAMFRAFKQFDTEESGEVEMNLTEWLYLTMCG